In Microcaecilia unicolor chromosome 1, aMicUni1.1, whole genome shotgun sequence, the following are encoded in one genomic region:
- the LOC115460288 gene encoding regulator of G-protein signaling 9-binding protein B-like isoform X1 produces the protein MWISALPEVFQMNRNILNNRFCCWSEMQLKMVPFFLNSFLSLHVTNVISDETVTSIEQKNLDSEIENVDRMIYDMEMKVNALWWTPEASAVVCDNFSSLVIPISLEE, from the exons ATGTGGATCAgcgccctaccggaagtgtttcAG ATGAACAGAAACATCCTCAATAACAGGTTCTGTTGCTGGAGTGAAATGCAGCTAAAAATG gtaccattttttttaaatagcttccTGAGTCTACATGTCACAAATGTAATCTCTGATGAAACAGTAACCTCTATAGAGCAGAAGAACCTGGACAGTGAAATTGAAAATGTGGACAGAATGATCTATGACATGGAGATGAAAGTCAACGCTCTCTGGTGGACTCCAGAGGCTAGTGCTGTTGTGTGTGATAATTTCTCCTCCTTGGTGATTCCGATTTCCCTGGAAGAATAA
- the LOC115460288 gene encoding regulator of G-protein signaling 9-binding protein B-like isoform X2: MMNRNILNNRFCCWSEMQLKMVPFFLNSFLSLHVTNVISDETVTSIEQKNLDSEIENVDRMIYDMEMKVNALWWTPEASAVVCDNFSSLVIPISLEE, translated from the exons ATGAACAGAAACATCCTCAATAACAGGTTCTGTTGCTGGAGTGAAATGCAGCTAAAAATG gtaccattttttttaaatagcttccTGAGTCTACATGTCACAAATGTAATCTCTGATGAAACAGTAACCTCTATAGAGCAGAAGAACCTGGACAGTGAAATTGAAAATGTGGACAGAATGATCTATGACATGGAGATGAAAGTCAACGCTCTCTGGTGGACTCCAGAGGCTAGTGCTGTTGTGTGTGATAATTTCTCCTCCTTGGTGATTCCGATTTCCCTGGAAGAATAA